The Pseudoalteromonas aliena SW19 genome includes a region encoding these proteins:
- a CDS encoding FAD-dependent oxidoreductase produces MIKKIFLLLIAAAAVGLFFHFNLHQLLTLDGLKGSMDQFNQYKEQSPLLVIGGFFLLYVVVTALSLPGAAILTLAAGALFGLVEGLLVASFASTIGATLAFLVSRYLLRDSIKQRFPERLAAIDAGVEKEGGFYLFTLRLVPVFPFFLINLLMGVTAIKSWTYYWVSQLGMLAGTFVFVLAGTQLAQIESLSGILSFNLILSFALLGIFPFIAKGILNVFKKRRVYKNYTKPKKFDRNMIVIGAGAGGLVTSYIAAAVKAKVTLIEAGEMGGDCLNYGCVPSKAVIKSAKIAEQIRHGENYGLENATPQFSFKKVMARVHKVIADVAPHDSVERYTNLGVDVVKGYGKLIDPWTVEIKLNDGGTQTLTARTIVIATGARPFVPPLPGIEETGYVTSDTLWNKFAELDEAPKKLVVLGGGPIGSELAQSFARLGSSVTQIEMAERIMIKEDLEVSTFAHEALTESGVNILTSHQALRCEARDGKKYIVVKHNDKEIDIEYDELLCAVGRSARLKGYGLEELGIETNRTVVTNEYLETLYPNIFAAGDIVGPYQFTHVAAHQGWYAAVNGLFGHLKKFKVDYRVIPWTTFIDPEVARVGLNEQDAKDKGIDYEITRFEFEELDRAITDSATKGFIKVITPKGKDKILGVTVVSEHAGDLIAEFVLAMKHGLGLNKILGTIHSYPTWAEGNKYAAGEWKRAHAPEKVLNLLEKYHTWRRG; encoded by the coding sequence ATGATTAAAAAAATATTTTTATTATTGATTGCAGCAGCCGCCGTAGGCTTGTTCTTTCACTTTAATTTGCACCAACTACTTACGCTTGATGGCTTAAAAGGGTCGATGGATCAGTTTAACCAGTACAAAGAGCAGTCTCCCTTATTAGTTATTGGCGGGTTCTTTTTGCTATACGTAGTAGTAACTGCTCTCTCTTTACCGGGGGCGGCTATTTTAACACTGGCAGCAGGCGCACTATTTGGTCTAGTTGAAGGTTTATTGGTTGCATCTTTTGCATCAACTATTGGTGCAACGCTTGCCTTTTTAGTATCACGATATTTATTACGTGATTCTATCAAACAACGTTTTCCTGAGCGCCTAGCCGCAATTGATGCTGGTGTTGAAAAAGAAGGTGGCTTTTACTTATTCACCCTTCGTTTAGTGCCTGTTTTTCCGTTCTTTTTAATCAACTTACTAATGGGCGTTACTGCAATAAAGTCATGGACTTATTATTGGGTAAGCCAGTTAGGTATGTTAGCAGGTACATTTGTGTTTGTTCTTGCTGGTACGCAACTGGCGCAAATAGAGAGCTTATCTGGAATTTTATCATTCAACTTAATCTTATCGTTCGCTTTATTAGGTATCTTTCCATTTATTGCAAAAGGAATTTTAAACGTGTTTAAAAAACGCCGTGTATACAAAAATTATACTAAGCCTAAAAAGTTCGACCGTAACATGATTGTTATTGGCGCGGGCGCTGGTGGTTTAGTAACCAGTTACATTGCCGCTGCTGTTAAAGCAAAAGTAACCCTTATTGAAGCGGGCGAAATGGGTGGCGACTGTTTAAATTATGGTTGTGTCCCAAGTAAAGCCGTTATTAAAAGCGCTAAAATTGCAGAGCAAATTCGCCACGGTGAAAACTACGGCCTAGAAAACGCAACACCACAGTTTTCGTTCAAAAAAGTAATGGCGCGTGTACATAAAGTTATTGCCGATGTAGCACCACACGACAGTGTTGAACGTTACACTAACTTAGGCGTAGATGTTGTAAAAGGTTACGGTAAATTAATAGACCCGTGGACTGTAGAAATTAAACTTAACGACGGTGGCACGCAAACACTCACTGCTCGCACTATTGTTATTGCCACTGGCGCACGCCCATTTGTACCGCCATTACCTGGCATCGAAGAAACTGGTTATGTAACAAGCGATACATTGTGGAATAAATTTGCAGAGCTGGATGAGGCACCTAAAAAACTTGTAGTACTTGGTGGTGGTCCAATTGGCAGCGAATTAGCACAAAGCTTTGCACGTTTAGGTTCAAGCGTGACACAAATTGAAATGGCGGAACGCATCATGATCAAAGAAGATCTTGAAGTGTCTACCTTTGCTCACGAAGCGTTAACCGAAAGTGGCGTTAATATTTTAACATCGCATCAGGCATTACGCTGTGAAGCTCGCGATGGTAAAAAATATATTGTTGTTAAACATAACGACAAAGAAATAGATATTGAATACGACGAGCTACTATGCGCCGTTGGCCGAAGTGCACGCCTTAAAGGTTACGGTCTTGAAGAGCTAGGCATAGAGACAAACCGTACAGTGGTAACTAACGAATACCTTGAAACGCTCTACCCTAATATTTTTGCAGCAGGTGATATTGTAGGTCCATACCAATTTACACATGTGGCAGCCCATCAGGGTTGGTACGCAGCAGTAAATGGCTTATTTGGTCACCTTAAAAAGTTTAAAGTCGATTACCGTGTTATTCCGTGGACTACGTTTATTGACCCAGAAGTTGCACGTGTTGGCTTAAACGAGCAAGACGCAAAAGACAAAGGCATAGATTACGAAATTACTCGCTTTGAATTTGAAGAGCTAGACCGTGCAATTACCGACAGCGCTACAAAAGGCTTTATTAAAGTAATTACACCAAAAGGCAAAGACAAAATACTCGGTGTTACTGTGGTGTCTGAACACGCTGGGGATTTAATTGCTGAGTTTGTACTGGCAATGAAACACGGCTTAGGTCTTAACAAAATATTAGGTACTATACACAGCTACCCTACTTGGGCTGAAGGTAACAAATACGCAGCAGGCGAGTGGAAACGCGCTCATGCACCTGAAAAAGTACTTAACTTGCTTGAAAAATACCACACTTGGCGTCGAGGTTAA
- a CDS encoding TonB-dependent receptor gives MKHAYLALSLATILNTPLSAFAAEESKTTKNDAIERIEVAGQVIKSQGLSVKDSTVDGPFGDNLALQDIARSVTPISSELIEQLNITTLQDVLAVSPNTYSASGFGAPSLPTIRGQLGELFQDGTRRQAGNNGFGVPLSFNPVEQIDVVKGAPPVLFGSSQRNGGFVNLHSKKASTDESKGKASLSAGRWDQYRVLVDYSAPIVKNKVGFRVSAEHIDNGSYYDYSGTKSDSLFAALRILPDEKSSWDINFELYQVEFTDNAGINRPTQALIDHGLYITGQGVQANGSTIPAAGSIISPTGQVKIDRSTVLTDPDNQNEATTYLLHSIYKRELSNNASIKNITYFQHLQREEIAQNSFVEIIDGADTAQNRTELTYQWSDKQQTIFAFDVRYNRVLGYSQFTTEADLPIDLTGPISNRRIPLTNAQQARLIEISPGVFVSPGGQYDINNDGSGDFNLSDTTDSRSWQTGFAIQQDSDWTNKFHTSVGYRVDYYDVEARDPIAPQGQVAASDNISDTLQSGQVSFNYKLNNDYTTYGAASYNEATSNSMAGGTSLGGDNAISAQNFATENTLVEFGLKYAPTDSDWYADGALFSQRRSLRNRDGSNTGIRTQGFEGQVFYDAYPYWLSAGYSYIDARYDNSASSQDSAQVADAFDNSRPDIIAGTGVGAPNFTPFAASNSQVQGIPEQSFSVNGNYSINTKWQAGFSGLYTKSYPLDFLATVKIRDQYTLNVNTSYAFTPSTKLRLDVNNVTNQKNWSPVFEGGYFGATLAFPELPINAKLTLTHSF, from the coding sequence TTGAAACACGCATACTTGGCTTTATCCTTAGCCACCATATTAAATACACCACTGAGTGCTTTTGCAGCTGAAGAATCAAAAACAACAAAAAATGATGCAATAGAACGCATTGAAGTGGCGGGCCAAGTTATTAAATCTCAAGGTCTTTCGGTTAAAGACTCTACGGTTGATGGGCCTTTTGGTGACAACTTAGCACTGCAAGATATAGCACGCTCAGTCACCCCTATTTCAAGCGAACTGATAGAACAACTTAATATTACAACGCTGCAGGATGTGCTAGCAGTTAGTCCTAATACCTATTCAGCGAGTGGATTTGGTGCACCGAGTTTGCCAACAATTCGTGGACAGCTCGGTGAACTTTTCCAAGATGGTACACGCCGCCAAGCAGGTAACAATGGTTTTGGCGTGCCGTTATCATTTAATCCTGTAGAGCAAATAGATGTAGTAAAAGGCGCACCACCGGTTTTATTCGGTTCGAGCCAACGTAATGGTGGCTTTGTGAATCTACATTCTAAAAAAGCGTCTACTGATGAAAGCAAAGGCAAGGCGAGTTTATCCGCAGGCCGGTGGGATCAATACCGTGTTTTAGTGGATTACAGCGCACCGATTGTAAAAAACAAAGTTGGCTTTAGAGTAAGCGCTGAGCACATTGATAATGGCAGCTACTACGACTACTCTGGCACCAAAAGCGATAGCTTATTTGCAGCGTTACGAATATTGCCAGATGAGAAAAGCAGCTGGGATATTAATTTTGAGTTATACCAAGTTGAATTTACCGACAATGCGGGTATTAATCGCCCTACTCAAGCACTGATAGATCATGGCTTATACATTACAGGCCAAGGCGTGCAAGCAAACGGCAGCACAATACCAGCAGCAGGGTCTATCATTTCGCCTACTGGACAAGTAAAAATAGACCGCAGCACGGTACTTACCGATCCTGATAACCAAAACGAAGCCACTACCTACTTACTACACAGTATTTATAAGCGTGAACTTTCTAACAATGCATCAATAAAAAACATTACGTATTTTCAACACTTACAACGTGAAGAAATTGCGCAAAACAGCTTTGTGGAAATTATAGACGGTGCCGATACAGCACAAAACCGTACCGAGTTAACTTATCAATGGAGTGACAAACAACAAACAATTTTTGCATTTGATGTACGTTACAACCGTGTATTAGGTTACAGCCAATTTACTACCGAAGCCGATTTACCGATTGATTTAACTGGCCCTATTTCAAATCGTCGTATTCCTTTAACCAATGCGCAACAAGCACGTTTAATTGAAATTAGTCCAGGTGTGTTTGTATCTCCTGGTGGCCAGTACGATATTAACAACGATGGTAGCGGCGACTTTAATTTATCAGACACTACGGACTCTCGCTCGTGGCAAACTGGGTTTGCTATTCAGCAAGATTCAGATTGGACAAATAAGTTTCATACAAGCGTAGGTTATCGTGTTGATTATTATGATGTAGAAGCACGTGATCCAATTGCACCACAAGGTCAAGTCGCCGCCAGTGATAACATTAGCGACACACTGCAATCGGGTCAAGTTAGCTTTAATTACAAACTAAATAATGATTACACCACTTACGGTGCGGCAAGTTATAACGAAGCTACATCAAACAGCATGGCTGGTGGCACATCACTGGGTGGCGACAACGCAATCAGTGCACAAAACTTCGCTACCGAAAACACCCTTGTTGAGTTTGGTTTAAAATACGCACCAACCGATAGCGATTGGTACGCCGATGGCGCTTTATTTAGCCAGCGCCGTAGTTTACGTAACCGCGATGGAAGCAATACCGGTATTCGTACACAAGGGTTTGAAGGCCAAGTATTTTACGATGCCTACCCATATTGGTTAAGTGCTGGGTACAGCTATATTGATGCGCGTTACGACAACTCTGCAAGTAGTCAAGATTCAGCACAAGTCGCTGATGCATTTGACAACTCTCGTCCAGATATTATCGCTGGTACCGGTGTTGGCGCACCTAACTTTACGCCATTTGCGGCTTCAAATAGCCAAGTGCAGGGCATTCCAGAACAATCGTTCAGTGTTAACGGAAACTATTCGATAAATACGAAATGGCAGGCGGGTTTTTCAGGTCTATATACAAAGAGTTACCCATTAGACTTTTTAGCTACAGTTAAAATTCGTGATCAGTACACCTTAAACGTTAATACTAGCTACGCTTTTACACCTAGTACTAAATTGCGTTTAGATGTAAACAACGTCACAAATCAAAAAAATTGGAGCCCAGTATTTGAAGGTGGTTACTTTGGTGCAACGTTAGCTTTTCCTGAGTTACCAATAAACGCAAAGTTAACCCTTACGCATAGTTTTTAA
- a CDS encoding hemerythrin domain-containing protein produces the protein MNIFEALRHDHDKQRKLVDALIQTHGDTDERHTLMDQLKTELKEHAKFEERYFYNPLMLDDLTHEKSRHSVAEHHEIDELIEDLEVTEMSSPAWLVTAKKLHHLVHHHLSEEEHEVFQLAGKALTEEQKESLAKQYNDAMH, from the coding sequence ATGAATATTTTTGAAGCACTACGACATGATCACGACAAACAACGAAAATTGGTAGATGCACTTATTCAAACTCATGGCGACACAGATGAACGCCACACATTAATGGATCAGCTTAAAACAGAATTAAAAGAGCACGCAAAATTTGAAGAGCGTTATTTTTATAACCCGCTAATGCTTGATGATTTAACTCATGAAAAATCACGTCACAGTGTTGCCGAGCATCATGAAATTGATGAGTTAATTGAAGACCTTGAGGTTACCGAAATGAGTTCACCGGCTTGGCTAGTTACAGCTAAAAAGCTGCATCATTTAGTCCATCATCATTTAAGCGAAGAAGAGCACGAAGTATTTCAATTGGCAGGAAAAGCACTCACTGAAGAACAAAAGGAAAGCTTAGCAAAGCAATATAACGACGCTATGCATTAA